Proteins from a genomic interval of Candidatus Dormiibacterota bacterium:
- a CDS encoding methyltransferase domain-containing protein, translating to MSDPGIFDMTDIGLFSTVDRAPDPSLFVRFVDLANTMPEVRAAKAVMLDALALGGGASVMDVGCGTGDDARELARRVGPDGRVVGVDASETMIAEARRRLDGSGLRVEFEVADAQHLPFPDDTFDACRTERVLAHVPDPRAVLAEMARVTHRGGRVCALDIDLDSAGLEDPVSRALLDSMIRQVRSPQIGRDLARLFEQVGMVDVEARRQDCAFDLEMVRPLITSQMSRLQDEGVVPADATRRWWAAFEEAQRADRPFLPMAAVIVSGAPR from the coding sequence ATGAGCGACCCGGGCATCTTCGACATGACGGACATCGGCCTCTTCAGCACGGTCGATCGGGCACCCGACCCCTCGCTCTTCGTCCGGTTCGTGGACCTGGCGAACACCATGCCGGAGGTCCGCGCGGCCAAGGCCGTGATGCTGGATGCGCTCGCGCTCGGTGGCGGCGCGTCCGTGATGGACGTGGGCTGTGGCACCGGTGACGACGCCCGCGAGCTCGCCCGCCGGGTCGGGCCCGACGGACGGGTGGTCGGCGTCGACGCCAGCGAGACGATGATCGCCGAGGCCCGCCGGCGCCTCGACGGCTCCGGACTCCGCGTCGAGTTCGAGGTCGCGGATGCCCAGCACCTGCCATTCCCGGACGACACCTTCGATGCGTGCCGCACCGAGCGGGTGCTGGCGCACGTCCCCGATCCTCGCGCCGTCCTGGCCGAGATGGCGCGCGTGACCCACCGGGGCGGCCGGGTCTGCGCTCTCGACATCGACCTGGACTCCGCGGGGCTGGAGGACCCGGTCTCCCGCGCCCTCCTCGACTCGATGATCCGCCAGGTGCGCAGCCCGCAGATCGGACGTGACCTGGCGCGACTCTTCGAGCAGGTCGGCATGGTGGACGTCGAGGCTCGCCGGCAGGACTGCGCGTTCGATCTGGAGATGGTCCGTCCGCTGATCACCAGCCAGATGTCCCGCCTGCAGGATGAGGGCGTGGTTCCGGCCGATGCGACCCGGCGCTGGTGGGCCGCCTTCGAGGAGGCGCAGCGAGCCGACCGGCCATTCCTCCCGATGGCCGCGGTGATCGTCAGCGGCGCTCCGCGCTGA